GAACAATCGATAACCTAGGACTAAATTTGGCTTGTCACCAGAAAACTAGAGTTATTGGTTGTTTTTGCTTTGACCCCCGTATTCTCAACAGTAAAGATTTAGCTCCAGCTAGAATAACCTATATGTTAGGGTGTCTAGCGGATTTACAACAACAATATCGCCAATTGGGGGGAGAGTTATTACTACTTCAAGGAGCGCCATTTGTAGTGATACCTGAAGTAGCTAAAAGATTAACAGCAACTAAAGTATATTGGAATCAAGATGTAGAACCCTATGGTCGAGAACGCGATCGCCAAGTTAGCCAACTTCTCCAAGCAAATAAGATTCAAGTAGAAGAAACTCCCGACCAACTTTTACACTCTCCAGGTTTAATCCTGACTAATAATGGTGAACCCTATAAGGTGTATACTCCTTTTTGGCGCAATTGGTCAAAACAAGCTAAAAGTAATCCTGTTTCTCCTCCAGTCGCTTTAGCTAAGTTAACCGAAGCAGAATTAACAGCGATCGCCGAATTTACCTTACCAGAATTACCCACCCCAGCAGAACTAGGTTATAGTTGGGATAATCCCTTACCTCTACAACCAGGAACAAAAGCAGCTACAGAACGTCTAGAATACTTTTGTCAGCATATAATCGAAAGTTATCAAGAAGAGCGTAACTTTCCTGCTAGAGACGGTACTTCTCAACTGAGTGCAGCTTTAAAATTTGGGGCGATCGGGATTAGGACAATTTGGCAAGCTACAGAAATAATAGCCGAAAACTGTCGCAGTGAGGAAAGTCTAGCGAGTATCCAAACTTGGCGACAAGAATTATGTTGGCGAGAATTCTATCAACACGCTTTATATTTTTTCCCTGAATTAGCCACAGGAGCATATAGAGAAGCATTTAAACACTTTCCCTGGCAAAATAATCAACAAGATTTTCAAGCTTGGTGTGAAGGAAAAACCGGTTATCCCATCGTTGACGCAGCCATGAGACAATTAAATCAAACTGGTTGGATGCACAATCGCTGTCGGATGATTGTCGCTAGTTTTCTCACCAAAGATTTAATTATTAATTGGCAATGGGGTGAAAAATATTTCATGCAAACCCTCTATGATGGCGATTTAAGTGCTAATAATGGAGGATGGCAATGGAGTGCATCTTCAGGAATGGATCCTAAACCCTTAAGGATTTTTAACCCCGCTAGTCAAGCCCAAAAATTTGACCCCGACGCTGAATATATTCGTCAATGGTTACCTGAATTAAGTTCAATTGATACAGAATATTTAGTAACTGGTAAAATTCCTCTTTGGTTAAGCGACAATCAGGATTATCCCCAACCCATTGTCAATCACCAATACCAACAGAGAGAGTTTAAACGTCTTTACGAACAGGTGAAAAACTCTAATTGAAAAAATTATTCGCCCATTCTTATGA
Above is a window of Gloeocapsa sp. DLM2.Bin57 DNA encoding:
- a CDS encoding deoxyribodipyrimidine photolyase, which codes for MMIFWHRRDLRTIDNLGLNLACHQKTRVIGCFCFDPRILNSKDLAPARITYMLGCLADLQQQYRQLGGELLLLQGAPFVVIPEVAKRLTATKVYWNQDVEPYGRERDRQVSQLLQANKIQVEETPDQLLHSPGLILTNNGEPYKVYTPFWRNWSKQAKSNPVSPPVALAKLTEAELTAIAEFTLPELPTPAELGYSWDNPLPLQPGTKAATERLEYFCQHIIESYQEERNFPARDGTSQLSAALKFGAIGIRTIWQATEIIAENCRSEESLASIQTWRQELCWREFYQHALYFFPELATGAYREAFKHFPWQNNQQDFQAWCEGKTGYPIVDAAMRQLNQTGWMHNRCRMIVASFLTKDLIINWQWGEKYFMQTLYDGDLSANNGGWQWSASSGMDPKPLRIFNPASQAQKFDPDAEYIRQWLPELSSIDTEYLVTGKIPLWLSDNQDYPQPIVNHQYQQREFKRLYEQVKNSN